The genomic segment GTTAGGAGTCACATAGTATTCATATTTACGAAAAAGATATCAAAATTTTCCCACTTCCAATGCTTGAGTCCGTATATCCAATAATCATTTATTGTGCTCTGTATGCTTATGATCATCCTATAAACACTTGCGAGAACAAATGGTATCGTGAGGAGGATGCTGATGAGTGCCATAGGAAGGACGATAATCCCGAGGTCACCATGCTTTTTATTGAACAACATATTCTTGTAATCTATCAGATTCCCGAGAAAGCCACCGACCCATCGAACGCGTTGTTTATAGAGTTTTTTGATAGTACTAGGACTTGAAGTGTAGACCACAGCTCGAGGGGAGTGTACGATTTTGAGATTATTTTTTTGCATTCTCATCGCGATTTCCATATCCTCAGTATTGTGCGCATGTTTGTAGTTTCAGAGCATTTCGAAGACTTCTTTTCGAAAGAAAGAAAATGGTCCAGGAGCGATATGAATAGCATGCATCAGTGACATCGCATATCTGATGAGATTTCCATAGTGGTATTCGGCCCTTTGCATTTTTTGTATCAATGTTTTCGCTTCCCAGATGACTGTAGAGGGCGTCACGGCCATCACTTTCGGGTCTGCGAATTTGTGCATTATCTGACGAAGAGCATCTGGAACGACAAATGAATCCGCATCGAGACATCAAACAAAAGACGTCGTACAATATTCGAGCC from the Candidatus Gracilibacteria bacterium genome contains:
- a CDS encoding glycosyltransferase family 2 protein; this encodes MNQFFQIISYIFLFFVFYFEIFILLSFLERKKTPESKEMIEDMPVTILIPCFNEETTIVGTLESIFELNYDQEKLQIIIINDGSTDKTAELLKPYASHHNIQIIHKENGGKHTALNLGLEYCTTSFVGCLDADSFVVPDALRQIMHKFADPKVMAVTPSTVIWEAKTLIQKMQRAEYHYGNLIRYAMSLMHAIHIAPGPFSFFRKEVFEMLGNYKHAHNTEDMEIAMRMQKNNLKIVHSPRAVVYTSSPSTIKKLYKQRVRWVGGFLGNLIDYKNMLFNKKHGDLGIIVLPMALISILLTIPFVLASVYRMIISIQSTINDYWIYGLKHWKWENFDIFFVNMNTMGLLTSVLLLILIFLLACGKRITSGKWEISGDFIFLMLYTFIAPFWLGKALYNNVQKKQANWR